One window of the Pseudarthrobacter sp. ATCC 49987 genome contains the following:
- a CDS encoding dicarboxylate/amino acid:cation symporter, translating to MSTQTSTPAPAGKTGFQLPKWAGSFGFQIIAALIVGLGLGLLAKYTGSTKASPNALGATLQTIGSSYVSLLQTAVVPLIFTAVVSSISNLRAVSNAARLAWNTLLWFAITALISVLIGIGLGVFLQPGANTGITQEAKYAGKSGDWWAFLTGLFPKNFLGLGASTTVTDGVATTAVSFNVLQILVIAVAVGIAALKVGKAAEPFLNLNASALAVIQKVLWWIIRIAPLGTVGLIGNAVAIYGWDTIGSLGKFTFAIYVGLALVLFVVYPVLVRAHGLSVKQYFSGVWPAVQLAFVSRSSVGTLPLTQRVTERSLGVPRAYASFAVPLGATTKMDGCAAIYPAISAIFVAQFFGIQLDFTQYLLIALVSVLGSAATAGTTGAVVMLTLTLSTLGLPLAGVGLLLAIDPILDMGRTAVNVAGQALIPTIVAKRQGILDEALYNAPRTGDPFADDVDGTVNTAADHSAAAAPAGSPEGRELAGAKA from the coding sequence GTGAGCACTCAGACAAGCACCCCCGCACCCGCCGGAAAGACCGGCTTCCAGCTGCCCAAGTGGGCCGGCTCGTTCGGCTTCCAGATCATCGCCGCCCTGATCGTGGGCCTGGGCCTTGGCCTCCTGGCCAAGTACACGGGCAGCACCAAGGCGAGCCCCAACGCCCTCGGCGCCACCCTGCAGACCATCGGCTCGAGCTACGTCTCGCTGCTGCAGACCGCCGTCGTGCCCCTCATCTTCACCGCCGTCGTCAGCTCCATCTCCAACCTGCGCGCCGTTTCCAATGCCGCACGGCTGGCCTGGAACACGCTGCTCTGGTTCGCCATTACCGCGCTGATCTCCGTGCTGATCGGCATCGGCCTGGGCGTGTTCCTGCAGCCCGGCGCCAACACGGGGATCACCCAGGAAGCCAAATACGCCGGCAAGTCCGGTGACTGGTGGGCGTTCCTGACCGGGCTGTTCCCGAAGAACTTCCTGGGCCTCGGCGCCAGCACCACCGTCACCGACGGCGTCGCCACCACCGCGGTGAGCTTCAATGTCCTGCAGATCCTGGTGATCGCAGTCGCCGTCGGCATCGCAGCGCTGAAGGTGGGCAAGGCGGCCGAGCCCTTCCTGAACCTCAACGCCTCTGCCCTCGCTGTCATCCAGAAGGTCCTCTGGTGGATCATCCGCATCGCCCCCCTCGGCACCGTCGGCCTGATCGGCAACGCTGTGGCGATCTACGGCTGGGACACCATCGGTTCCCTGGGCAAGTTCACCTTTGCCATCTACGTGGGCCTGGCCCTCGTGCTGTTCGTGGTCTACCCGGTCCTGGTCCGTGCCCACGGCCTGTCCGTCAAGCAGTACTTCTCCGGCGTCTGGCCGGCCGTGCAGCTGGCCTTCGTCTCCCGCTCCTCGGTCGGCACCCTGCCGCTGACCCAGCGCGTGACCGAACGCAGCCTGGGTGTCCCCCGCGCCTACGCCTCCTTCGCCGTGCCGCTGGGCGCCACCACCAAGATGGACGGCTGCGCCGCGATCTACCCCGCCATCTCGGCGATCTTCGTTGCCCAGTTCTTCGGTATCCAGCTCGACTTCACCCAGTACCTGCTGATCGCCCTCGTTTCCGTGCTCGGTTCCGCCGCCACCGCCGGCACCACTGGCGCCGTCGTGATGCTGACCCTGACACTGTCCACGCTGGGACTGCCGCTGGCCGGCGTCGGGCTCCTGCTCGCGATCGACCCGATCCTGGACATGGGCCGCACGGCCGTCAACGTGGCAGGGCAGGCCCTGATCCCCACGATCGTGGCCAAGCGCCAGGGCATCCTGGACGAGGCACTCTACAACGCGCCGCGCACCGGTGACCCGTTCGCCGATGATGTCGACGGCACGGTCAACACCGCCGCCGACCACTCCGCCGCCGCTGCTCCCGCAGGGTCGCCGGAAGGCCGCGAGCTGGCCGGCGCCAAGGCGTAA
- a CDS encoding YbjQ family protein, which translates to MLIVTSNDIPGHRIDAVFGEVMGLTVRARDIGGQVMAGFRSIGGGELPEMTRMLYESRQQVMARMVTEAEQRGANAIVAMRFDNSQLGTTWTEVCAYGTAVFAVPIPAGEPGATGQSVFLTKSGADKNLP; encoded by the coding sequence ATGCTGATCGTGACCTCCAACGACATCCCCGGCCACCGGATCGACGCCGTCTTCGGCGAAGTGATGGGGCTTACCGTCCGTGCCCGGGATATCGGCGGCCAGGTGATGGCCGGTTTCCGCTCAATCGGCGGCGGGGAACTGCCCGAAATGACCCGCATGCTCTACGAGAGCCGGCAACAGGTCATGGCCCGGATGGTCACGGAGGCGGAACAGCGCGGGGCCAACGCGATTGTTGCCATGCGCTTCGACAACTCGCAGCTGGGGACCACCTGGACCGAGGTCTGCGCCTACGGCACGGCCGTGTTCGCTGTCCCCATCCCGGCGGGCGAACCGGGTGCCACCGGCCAGTCCGTTTTCCTGACGAAGTCCGGCGCGGATAAAAACTTGCCCTGA
- a CDS encoding TetR/AcrR family transcriptional regulator: MSTSPELLSVPSRRELNKAATRQAITEAALGLLRSKGPGNFTVEDIAEAAGISRRTFFNYFSSTEVVIASVTHGFLDTALQQFRLRPADEPILESARAALVELADPMTIAPLAELYSLGQSNPQLNRSELEAWDHCTAEIIDAARDRFTQGGGVEIDELYLRALAGSVIYCGKAAMDVWFVRCGGSLSAESLSTLRQLLIDSMGLLGSGFASPETHQSTVSAKNSTATPFPDRH; this comes from the coding sequence GTGTCCACGTCTCCTGAACTACTGTCAGTGCCATCGCGCCGCGAGCTGAATAAGGCCGCCACCCGGCAGGCCATCACGGAAGCGGCGCTCGGCCTGCTCCGTTCCAAGGGCCCGGGCAACTTCACGGTGGAGGACATTGCCGAAGCCGCCGGAATCTCCCGCCGGACCTTCTTCAACTACTTCAGCAGCACTGAGGTGGTCATCGCCTCGGTGACCCACGGGTTCCTGGACACGGCGCTCCAGCAGTTCCGGCTCCGGCCCGCCGATGAGCCCATCCTGGAATCTGCGCGGGCGGCCCTGGTTGAGCTCGCCGACCCGATGACCATCGCCCCGCTGGCCGAGCTTTACAGCCTTGGCCAGTCCAACCCGCAGCTCAACCGGTCCGAACTGGAAGCGTGGGACCACTGCACCGCCGAGATTATTGACGCCGCCCGGGATCGTTTCACTCAGGGCGGCGGCGTCGAGATCGACGAACTGTACCTGCGCGCCCTCGCCGGTTCCGTCATCTACTGCGGCAAAGCCGCAATGGATGTCTGGTTCGTGCGCTGCGGCGGCTCCCTCTCCGCCGAATCGCTTTCCACCCTTCGGCAACTCCTGATCGACTCCATGGGTCTGCTGGGCTCCGGATTCGCCAGCCCCGAGACCCACCAGTCCACTGTTTCGGCCAAAAATTCCACCGCCACCCCTTTCCCAGATCGGCACTGA
- a CDS encoding MMPL family transporter, translated as MALLLYRLGKFSYRHRWLVISVWLAVMVAVGGAAAAFHGTLSNNFQIPGTETQQMADKLKSELPSSSGGSASVVFEANGAQFSPAGKDAVTAALAKLKTLPDVQGTVDPFATQAQLDKAAADLAAGKEQSAAGKARLEAAAAELAAGKAKLEAAEQQMTAAGMPPAAIEAQLGQQKAALAEGQAKLDAGTKELEAGEAKLALGTRQLEASKGLRFVSEDGKAAIAQIQFKTSINGLKPEVRQEVQDIVKEVSAANVTALPSKEISEDISELFGTAEILGIAVAALVLIIMLGTLIAAGLPLLMAVVGVAVGVGGTFALSGAMDMSSISPMLALMLGLAVGIDYSLFIVNRHRGQLLAGMDPEESVALATGTSGNAVLFAGLTVIIALAALVVPGLPFLAVMGLSAAATVAVAVVVALTLTPAVLSLVGRKLISKRAWAKAEQHNAAPGHEAEDRTKDEYRSSHGWGGIVTNHPWLALLAGVVLLGVVALPASQLRLALPDASSEPVASQAFKAYDVTKRSFGEGMTGPIIVVGDFPEGLSAAEAQDKQFDVADILRGTENVSAAVPLALSEDRRTAVFQVIPKEGPASASTVRVVSELRAEKGQIKDSTGVSIGLTGQTAGNVDVSTKLGDALPPYLMIVVGLSLILLLLVFRSIWVPLLATGGFLLSLAAAFGAVVAVYQWGWLGTIFGVENPGAVLSFLPIILIGVLFGLAMDYQVFITSGMRESYMHGESAKHAVRSGFSHAAAVVTAAAIIMVSVFSGFIFSHLNMVRPLGFAMAFGVLIDAFVVRMTIVPAVMYLLGEKAWWLPRWLDRILPDVDVEGAKLRKPAAALPDSVTDTAEATAR; from the coding sequence ATGGCACTTTTGCTCTACCGCCTCGGCAAGTTCTCCTACCGGCACCGCTGGCTCGTCATCTCCGTCTGGCTTGCCGTGATGGTGGCCGTCGGTGGCGCGGCAGCTGCCTTCCACGGCACCCTGTCCAACAACTTCCAGATCCCCGGCACCGAGACGCAGCAGATGGCGGACAAGCTCAAGAGCGAGCTCCCCTCATCCTCCGGCGGTTCGGCGAGCGTTGTGTTCGAGGCCAACGGCGCCCAGTTCAGCCCGGCCGGAAAGGATGCCGTCACGGCTGCGCTGGCCAAGCTCAAGACCCTCCCGGATGTCCAGGGCACGGTTGATCCGTTCGCCACCCAGGCTCAGCTGGACAAGGCCGCCGCCGACCTCGCCGCCGGCAAGGAGCAGTCCGCCGCCGGCAAGGCCCGGCTGGAGGCGGCCGCCGCCGAACTCGCCGCAGGAAAGGCCAAGCTGGAAGCTGCCGAACAGCAGATGACGGCCGCCGGAATGCCGCCGGCCGCCATCGAGGCGCAGCTCGGCCAGCAGAAGGCTGCCCTCGCCGAAGGCCAGGCCAAGCTCGACGCCGGCACCAAGGAACTGGAAGCCGGCGAGGCCAAGCTGGCTCTCGGCACACGCCAGCTCGAGGCCTCGAAGGGCCTTCGGTTCGTCTCCGAGGACGGCAAGGCCGCGATCGCGCAGATCCAGTTCAAGACCTCCATCAACGGCCTCAAGCCCGAGGTCCGCCAGGAAGTCCAGGACATCGTCAAGGAGGTTTCCGCTGCCAATGTCACCGCCCTGCCCAGCAAGGAAATCAGCGAGGACATCTCCGAGCTCTTTGGCACCGCCGAGATCCTCGGCATCGCGGTCGCAGCCCTGGTCCTGATCATCATGCTCGGGACCCTGATCGCCGCAGGCCTCCCGCTGCTGATGGCCGTCGTCGGCGTCGCCGTCGGTGTGGGCGGAACGTTCGCCCTGAGCGGCGCCATGGATATGAGCTCCATCTCCCCGATGCTGGCGCTGATGCTCGGCCTCGCCGTCGGGATCGACTACTCCCTGTTCATCGTCAACCGGCATCGCGGCCAGCTGCTCGCCGGTATGGACCCCGAGGAGTCCGTGGCGCTGGCCACCGGCACGTCCGGCAACGCCGTGCTCTTCGCCGGCCTTACCGTCATCATCGCCCTCGCGGCCCTTGTGGTCCCGGGCCTTCCGTTCCTGGCCGTCATGGGACTCTCGGCCGCCGCGACGGTAGCCGTCGCCGTCGTCGTTGCCCTGACTCTGACGCCGGCTGTTCTCTCCCTCGTGGGCCGCAAACTGATCTCCAAGCGGGCTTGGGCCAAGGCGGAGCAGCATAACGCCGCCCCCGGACACGAAGCCGAGGACCGCACGAAGGACGAATACCGCAGCAGCCACGGCTGGGGCGGCATCGTTACCAACCACCCGTGGCTTGCCCTGCTGGCAGGGGTGGTACTGCTCGGTGTGGTGGCGCTGCCCGCGAGCCAGCTGCGGCTCGCCCTGCCGGACGCCAGCTCCGAGCCGGTCGCGTCGCAGGCCTTCAAGGCCTACGACGTCACCAAGCGGAGCTTCGGCGAGGGCATGACCGGCCCGATCATCGTGGTGGGCGACTTCCCCGAGGGGCTCAGCGCAGCCGAGGCCCAGGATAAACAGTTCGACGTCGCGGACATCCTGCGCGGGACCGAAAATGTCAGCGCGGCCGTGCCGCTGGCCCTGAGCGAGGACCGCCGCACCGCGGTGTTCCAGGTCATCCCGAAGGAAGGCCCCGCCAGCGCGAGCACCGTCCGGGTGGTCTCCGAACTCCGCGCCGAAAAGGGCCAGATCAAGGACTCCACCGGCGTCAGCATCGGGCTCACCGGGCAGACCGCAGGCAACGTCGATGTGTCCACCAAGCTCGGTGACGCGCTGCCGCCCTACCTGATGATCGTGGTTGGCCTTTCGCTGATCCTGCTGCTGCTCGTGTTCCGCTCGATCTGGGTGCCGCTGCTGGCCACGGGCGGATTCCTGCTCTCGCTCGCCGCCGCGTTCGGTGCCGTTGTCGCCGTCTACCAGTGGGGCTGGCTGGGGACCATCTTCGGCGTCGAGAACCCGGGCGCCGTGCTGAGCTTCCTGCCGATTATCCTGATCGGCGTGCTGTTCGGCCTGGCCATGGACTACCAGGTGTTCATCACCTCCGGCATGCGCGAGTCCTACATGCACGGCGAATCGGCCAAGCATGCGGTCCGCTCGGGCTTCAGCCACGCCGCCGCCGTGGTCACCGCGGCCGCAATCATCATGGTCAGCGTGTTCTCGGGCTTCATCTTCTCGCACCTGAACATGGTCCGGCCGCTCGGCTTCGCCATGGCCTTCGGTGTGCTGATTGACGCCTTTGTGGTCCGCATGACCATCGTCCCGGCCGTGATGTACCTGCTCGGAGAAAAGGCCTGGTGGCTGCCGCGCTGGCTGGACCGGATCCTGCCGGACGTGGACGTTGAAGGCGCCAAGCTGCGCAAACCTGCGGCCGCCCTCCCGGATTCCGTCACGGACACCGCTGAGGCAACCGCCCGGTAG
- a CDS encoding DinB family protein: MEPTRDEITAGYRRAVHDLDIWLGSTTSADLHRKSNGTRWTNEELLFHMVFGYMVVRALLPLVRVVSRLPKPARTGFAAALNAGTRPFDVVNYWGSRAAALVYNRRRMGRKLDRTINALTRRLERESSSSLSRSMPFPDRWDPFFKPVMTLHDVYAYPTLHFDFHAKQLNLRRPEGRDRP; the protein is encoded by the coding sequence ATGGAGCCAACAAGGGATGAGATCACGGCAGGCTACCGCCGTGCCGTCCACGACCTGGACATCTGGCTCGGGAGCACAACGTCCGCGGATCTTCACCGCAAAAGCAACGGAACACGGTGGACCAACGAAGAGCTGCTGTTCCACATGGTCTTCGGCTACATGGTTGTCCGCGCTCTCCTGCCGCTGGTCCGGGTCGTCAGCCGCCTCCCCAAGCCGGCCCGCACCGGGTTCGCCGCCGCGCTGAACGCGGGCACCCGACCATTCGATGTCGTGAATTACTGGGGCTCCCGCGCCGCCGCCCTCGTCTACAACCGGCGAAGGATGGGCCGGAAACTTGATCGAACGATCAATGCCTTGACGCGGCGGTTGGAACGCGAGAGCTCATCTTCGCTCTCCCGCTCAATGCCCTTCCCCGACAGGTGGGACCCGTTCTTCAAGCCCGTCATGACGCTTCACGATGTCTACGCCTACCCCACACTGCACTTCGACTTCCACGCCAAGCAGCTGAATCTCCGTCGCCCGGAGGGCCGGGACCGGCCCTGA
- a CDS encoding thioredoxin family protein has protein sequence MHTELLTIPGCPHSRSARELFASALELEGIDPELLTVTEIITDEDAATASFHGSPSFIIDGTDLFPSNAAPALTCRVYPSQRGFTGQPDLDSLRKAVRGVVPRGRLRT, from the coding sequence ATGCACACTGAACTGCTAACCATTCCAGGCTGCCCTCACAGCCGCTCGGCCCGGGAACTGTTCGCCAGTGCACTGGAGCTGGAAGGCATCGATCCGGAGCTGCTCACGGTCACGGAAATCATCACAGACGAGGACGCGGCAACAGCGTCATTCCACGGCTCACCCTCCTTCATCATTGATGGGACCGATCTCTTCCCGTCAAACGCGGCGCCGGCCCTAACGTGCCGCGTCTATCCGAGCCAGCGCGGATTCACCGGACAGCCGGACCTGGATTCCCTCCGCAAAGCAGTCCGCGGAGTCGTACCCCGGGGCCGGCTGCGGACCTGA
- a CDS encoding MFS transporter, with translation MPAAAPNRILVAEGAPRGGLAALCITQTTGWGVLYYALITAVRPISEDTGWDPALVTGAFSAGLLVSAAAGIFVGGILDRTGPRRLMIGGSLVGVLALVLVATAPNLPVFFAAWLAAGTAQAAVLYQPAFTVISRWYGPARIRPLTILTLVAGFASAIFAPVTAALTSAVGWRGAFIILAGTMGIITVPLHARYLNRSWAPATPGAAATDHRVMARTVRRSPEFLGLQALMVLLCLGLYTVTLNIIPLLVEKGAGYATAALGLGLVGAGQVGGRLLFAAIPHRARLPVIAGTAACAVLALAALPGPVPLLIAAGMLAGAVRGCQTLLQATIVGDRWGTRNLGTLQGVFAAPLTAVTAIAPAAGPLLAAWLGSYTAMAYAMTASAAAAAIFTAAMSLRENRRAAVW, from the coding sequence GTGCCCGCGGCCGCCCCCAACCGGATCCTCGTCGCGGAGGGTGCACCGCGCGGAGGCCTCGCCGCGCTGTGTATCACCCAGACCACCGGGTGGGGCGTGCTCTACTACGCGTTGATCACGGCGGTCCGCCCCATCAGCGAGGACACCGGCTGGGACCCGGCCCTCGTGACGGGGGCCTTTTCCGCCGGGCTGCTGGTCTCCGCAGCGGCCGGCATCTTCGTCGGCGGGATCCTTGACAGGACCGGGCCGCGCAGACTCATGATCGGCGGATCCCTCGTCGGAGTGCTGGCCCTGGTCCTGGTGGCGACGGCACCGAACCTGCCCGTGTTCTTCGCGGCCTGGCTGGCCGCCGGCACCGCGCAGGCCGCCGTACTGTACCAACCGGCTTTCACGGTGATCAGCCGCTGGTACGGACCCGCCCGCATCCGGCCCCTGACCATCCTGACCCTCGTCGCCGGGTTCGCGTCCGCTATCTTCGCCCCCGTCACCGCAGCCCTGACATCCGCGGTCGGCTGGAGAGGGGCCTTCATCATCCTCGCCGGGACCATGGGAATCATCACCGTGCCGCTGCACGCCCGCTACCTCAACCGGAGCTGGGCCCCTGCCACCCCCGGCGCCGCCGCGACCGATCACCGGGTAATGGCGCGGACCGTCCGGCGCAGCCCGGAATTCCTGGGCCTGCAGGCCCTCATGGTCCTCCTCTGCCTCGGCCTCTACACCGTTACGCTGAACATCATTCCCCTGCTCGTGGAAAAGGGAGCCGGCTATGCCACGGCCGCGCTCGGGCTCGGCCTCGTCGGCGCCGGACAGGTCGGAGGGCGGCTGCTGTTCGCCGCCATCCCGCACCGCGCCAGGCTGCCGGTCATCGCCGGAACGGCAGCCTGCGCCGTGCTGGCACTGGCGGCCCTGCCCGGCCCGGTCCCGCTGCTGATCGCGGCAGGAATGCTCGCCGGCGCGGTCCGCGGGTGCCAGACCCTGCTGCAGGCCACGATCGTAGGCGACCGCTGGGGCACCCGGAACCTCGGCACCCTGCAGGGAGTCTTCGCGGCCCCGCTGACGGCCGTCACCGCCATCGCCCCGGCTGCAGGTCCGCTGCTGGCCGCCTGGCTCGGCAGCTACACGGCGATGGCGTACGCCATGACGGCATCGGCCGCTGCGGCTGCCATTTTCACGGCTGCCATGAGCCTGCGGGAGAACCGTCGGGCCGCGGTCTGGTGA
- a CDS encoding arsenate-mycothiol transferase ArsC: MTQTTKQPSVLFVCSKNGGKSQLAAGLMNQLAGGAVTVYSAGTKPGKSLNPQSVDALAELGIDITGEHPKPVTDDVLNAVDAVIVLGNEAKVEAPEGKRLEVWDTDEPSERGIGGMERMRLVRDDIKARVQKLYAELAGD, translated from the coding sequence ATGACCCAGACCACGAAGCAGCCCAGCGTCCTGTTCGTCTGCAGCAAGAACGGCGGGAAGTCCCAGCTCGCCGCCGGACTGATGAACCAGCTCGCCGGCGGGGCCGTCACCGTCTACTCCGCGGGGACCAAACCCGGCAAGTCGCTGAACCCGCAGTCCGTGGACGCGCTGGCAGAACTCGGCATCGACATCACCGGCGAGCACCCCAAACCCGTCACCGACGACGTACTGAACGCGGTCGACGCCGTCATCGTCCTGGGCAACGAGGCAAAAGTCGAAGCCCCCGAGGGCAAACGGCTCGAGGTCTGGGACACGGACGAGCCCTCCGAACGCGGCATCGGAGGCATGGAGCGCATGCGCCTGGTCCGGGACGACATCAAGGCCCGGGTCCAGAAGCTGTATGCGGAGCTCGCCGGGGACTGA
- a CDS encoding arsenate reductase ArsC: MTDHPEHGLGLQDNTEVLQRISARLADRFAGIFAAETVERYVFESYTALARTAKISTYLPSTTEHFASDRLAALAKSKGAVASEVPEVLFVCVQNAGRSQMAAALLNVEAKGRIRVRSAGSLPAAELDPAVVAAMSEMGLDLTRDYPKPLTDDVVRASDVVITMGCGDSCPIYPGKRYEDWELADPAGLPVEAVRIIRDEIHDRVKELAASLLNNTVVDKEESNT; encoded by the coding sequence ATGACTGACCACCCTGAACACGGCCTGGGCCTGCAGGACAACACCGAAGTCCTGCAGCGGATCAGCGCGCGGCTGGCAGACCGGTTTGCCGGCATTTTTGCCGCAGAGACGGTCGAACGCTACGTCTTCGAGTCCTACACCGCCCTTGCCCGGACCGCGAAGATCAGCACGTACCTGCCGTCCACCACCGAACACTTCGCCAGCGACCGGCTCGCCGCGCTGGCCAAATCCAAGGGCGCCGTCGCCTCTGAGGTCCCCGAAGTGCTGTTCGTCTGCGTGCAGAACGCCGGGCGGTCCCAGATGGCCGCAGCACTCCTGAATGTCGAGGCCAAGGGCAGGATCCGGGTCCGGTCCGCCGGCTCCCTGCCGGCCGCGGAACTGGACCCTGCCGTCGTCGCGGCGATGTCCGAAATGGGCCTCGACCTCACCAGGGACTACCCCAAACCCCTCACCGACGACGTCGTGCGCGCCTCGGACGTGGTGATCACGATGGGCTGCGGCGACTCCTGCCCGATCTACCCCGGCAAACGCTACGAGGACTGGGAGCTGGCAGACCCGGCCGGGCTTCCCGTTGAGGCCGTGCGGATCATCCGCGATGAGATCCACGACCGGGTCAAGGAACTGGCAGCATCACTGCTCAACAACACCGTCGTAGACAAGGAAGAATCAAACACATGA
- a CDS encoding FAD-dependent oxidoreductase → MAVTTTLPVAVIGAGPVGLAAAAHLIERGLEPLILEAGPTAGAAIEQWRHIRLFSPWRYNTDAAAVRLLAGTGWVSPEPTALPTGGELIDGYLTPLAALPAIASRLHTGARVVAVTRQGLDKTHSRDRDTTPFVVRVEHADGEVRDYQAAGVIDASGTWSTRNPLGTSGLPALGEAVSAARISSPLPDVLGRDREAFAARTAVVVGAGHTAANTLLNLSELAAQVPGTKIVWAIRGASAAKVYGGGDADGLAARGQLGSRLRSLVESGAVELHTGFGIAALATADGAVTLTSTDGRTLEADVVVPATGFRPDLGILRELRLELDPGVEAPRELGPLIDPEFHSCGTVEPHGARMLAHPEQDFYIVGMKSYGRAPTFLLATGYEQVRSVAAALAGDREAADAVQLELPETGVCSSDIGSSCDVPAAVPAGFVAETSGGCCGAPEPVLVGFPTGLAHGRSGRN, encoded by the coding sequence ATGGCTGTCACCACAACCCTTCCCGTAGCTGTCATTGGAGCCGGCCCGGTCGGCCTCGCCGCCGCAGCGCACCTGATCGAGCGTGGCCTGGAGCCGCTCATTCTCGAGGCCGGCCCGACGGCGGGTGCCGCGATCGAGCAGTGGCGCCACATCCGGTTGTTTTCCCCGTGGCGGTACAACACCGACGCCGCCGCCGTCCGCCTGCTCGCCGGTACCGGCTGGGTATCACCAGAGCCGACGGCGCTGCCCACCGGCGGCGAACTCATCGACGGCTACCTCACCCCGCTCGCCGCGCTCCCGGCCATCGCGTCCCGCCTGCACACCGGCGCCCGCGTCGTGGCAGTGACCCGGCAGGGCCTGGACAAGACCCACAGCCGGGACCGCGACACCACACCGTTTGTGGTCCGGGTCGAACACGCCGACGGAGAAGTCCGCGACTACCAGGCCGCCGGTGTCATCGACGCCTCCGGCACGTGGTCCACCCGCAACCCGCTCGGAACCTCCGGACTGCCCGCCCTCGGCGAAGCCGTTTCGGCTGCCCGGATTTCCTCGCCCCTCCCGGACGTCCTGGGCCGCGACCGCGAAGCCTTCGCCGCGCGCACCGCCGTCGTGGTCGGCGCGGGCCACACCGCCGCCAACACCCTGCTCAACCTCTCCGAGCTCGCAGCCCAGGTGCCCGGGACGAAGATCGTGTGGGCCATCCGCGGCGCATCCGCCGCCAAGGTCTACGGGGGAGGCGACGCCGACGGGCTCGCCGCCCGCGGCCAGCTCGGCAGCCGGCTCCGCAGCCTCGTCGAGTCCGGCGCCGTCGAACTTCACACCGGATTCGGGATCGCCGCCCTCGCCACGGCCGACGGCGCCGTCACCCTGACCTCCACGGACGGCCGCACCCTCGAGGCCGACGTCGTGGTTCCGGCCACCGGCTTCCGCCCCGATCTGGGCATCCTCCGGGAACTCCGGCTGGAACTGGACCCGGGAGTCGAAGCCCCCCGTGAGCTTGGTCCGCTGATCGACCCCGAATTCCACTCCTGCGGCACCGTCGAGCCGCACGGCGCCAGGATGCTGGCCCACCCGGAGCAGGACTTCTACATCGTGGGCATGAAGTCCTACGGCCGGGCCCCGACCTTCCTGCTCGCCACCGGCTACGAGCAGGTCCGCTCTGTCGCGGCTGCCCTGGCCGGTGACCGTGAAGCCGCCGACGCGGTCCAGCTCGAGCTCCCCGAGACCGGCGTCTGCTCCTCAGACATCGGCAGCAGCTGCGACGTCCCCGCGGCCGTACCCGCGGGATTTGTCGCAGAAACTTCCGGCGGCTGCTGCGGAGCGCCCGAACCCGTCCTCGTCGGGTTCCCCACCGGACTGGCACACGGCCGCTCCGGCAGGAACTGA
- the trxB gene encoding thioredoxin-disulfide reductase: protein MTEQLIIIGSGPAGYTAAIYAARAGLKPLVIAGAVTAGGALMNTTEVENFPGFPAGVQGPELMDGLQQQAEKFGARVVFDDVTEVTLAGHLKRVVTGAGETHEAVAVILATGSAYKELGLPEEKKFSGHGLSWCATCDGFFFRDQDIIVVGGGDSAMEEATFLTRFGKSVTVVVRKGELRASRIMAQRAKDNPKISFAWNSAVTAIHGDAKVTGVTLTDTRTGETREQGATGIFVAIGHVPRTELLHGQVELDAEGYIKVDSPTTVTNLSGVFACGDAVDHRYRQAITAAGTGCAAALDAERYLAALDDADSIATALVEDPTHA from the coding sequence ATGACTGAACAGCTGATCATCATCGGGTCCGGCCCTGCCGGCTACACCGCGGCGATCTACGCCGCCCGCGCCGGGCTCAAGCCGCTCGTCATCGCCGGGGCCGTCACCGCGGGAGGCGCCTTGATGAACACCACCGAGGTGGAAAACTTCCCAGGCTTCCCCGCCGGCGTCCAGGGCCCCGAGCTGATGGACGGCCTCCAGCAGCAGGCCGAGAAATTCGGCGCGCGCGTGGTGTTCGACGACGTCACCGAAGTGACGCTCGCCGGGCACCTCAAGCGCGTGGTCACCGGAGCCGGCGAGACCCATGAGGCAGTGGCCGTCATCCTCGCCACCGGCTCCGCCTACAAGGAACTCGGCCTGCCGGAGGAGAAGAAGTTCAGCGGCCACGGGCTCTCCTGGTGCGCCACCTGCGACGGGTTCTTCTTCCGCGACCAGGACATCATTGTGGTCGGCGGCGGAGACTCGGCCATGGAGGAAGCGACGTTCCTGACCCGGTTCGGGAAGTCCGTCACGGTGGTGGTCCGCAAGGGCGAGCTACGGGCCTCCCGCATCATGGCCCAGCGGGCCAAGGACAACCCCAAGATCAGCTTCGCGTGGAACTCCGCCGTCACCGCCATCCACGGGGACGCCAAGGTCACCGGTGTCACCCTGACTGACACCCGGACCGGGGAAACCCGCGAACAGGGTGCCACCGGCATCTTCGTCGCGATCGGCCATGTCCCGCGCACCGAACTGCTGCACGGCCAGGTGGAGCTCGATGCCGAGGGTTACATCAAGGTCGATTCACCCACCACGGTCACCAACCTCTCCGGCGTCTTCGCGTGCGGGGACGCCGTAGACCACCGCTACCGCCAGGCCATCACCGCCGCCGGCACCGGCTGCGCCGCGGCCCTGGACGCCGAACGCTACCTCGCCGCCCTGGACGACGCGGACAGCATCGCCACCGCGCTCGTCGAAGACCCCACCCACGCCTGA